A window from Bordetella petrii encodes these proteins:
- a CDS encoding acyl-CoA thioesterase has product MTWDQKPVRVLEVGDWHQADVPMRWGDADAFNHMNNTVYFRMMEEARIQMLRGPDWSPPPGQGFILAHASCDFLRSFIYPADVRVTHRVTRIGRSSLETEVLLDKVGDDSGPYARGRTVLVWMDYAANRSQPWPPGVLEQLGRQCVSAAQAVKIGSN; this is encoded by the coding sequence CCTGGGATCAGAAACCCGTCCGCGTTCTCGAAGTCGGCGATTGGCATCAGGCCGACGTGCCCATGCGCTGGGGCGATGCCGACGCCTTCAACCATATGAACAACACCGTGTACTTCCGCATGATGGAAGAGGCCCGCATACAGATGCTGCGCGGCCCGGACTGGTCGCCGCCGCCGGGGCAGGGCTTCATCCTGGCGCACGCCTCGTGCGACTTCCTGCGGTCGTTCATCTATCCGGCCGACGTGCGGGTCACGCACCGGGTCACCCGGATCGGCCGCTCCAGCCTGGAAACCGAAGTGCTGCTCGACAAGGTGGGCGACGATTCCGGCCCGTATGCGCGCGGGCGCACCGTGCTGGTCTGGATGGATTACGCGGCCAACCGCTCGCAGCCCTGGCCGCCCGGCGTACTCGAACAACTGGGGCGGCAGTGCGTGTCCGCCGCGCAAGCCGTTAAAATCGGCTCAAATTAA